The Chelonia mydas isolate rCheMyd1 chromosome 1, rCheMyd1.pri.v2, whole genome shotgun sequence nucleotide sequence ataatcaggataataacagtttattcctgccccaataacagagaaactggggctcttagagcagccaaagtgaccactaggcagggtgggtgtgcctatgcaaatgagatcagccacTGAAGTTCTTTTCcgcaacccaccatgactcgccaccagatgtcagggtagagctcatcctgactctgcttacatatatatatgtgtgtgtatatatatatatatatatatatataaagaggcAATGAAACACGTTTATGAATAGCTTCAATGCAGGGCAGATAAATACAATGACCATTTTCACCATGCACTTGCCATGTGTTTCCACACATGTCATGATACAATGGGCCATACTCAGAAGTTAAGAGCCAGAAAGAGTGTCTCTGCGAAGGTCACAATTGTAAAATAACAGCGTTCAAGTAGGCTGCGGAACTCAAAGCCACAAGATATCAGTGGGGCCAAGAGCTTAGAACCTTTCAAAGAGTGACTGGGTGTGTATATGGGTAACCAGAAAATACAATTCCAGTATTgaggattgttttaaaaagtctAGGAAGGGCCCATAACCTTCCTGATTTATACCATAAAATATTTCTTACTAGTGGGTGTCGAGGGAAACTTTTCCTGGGAGCAGGTCGTCTCATAGCTGCCTATTATagggcttcttccaccttccactgaagcatcgAGAACTTGTCActggatactgagctagatggactgcAGGTCCAGTCTGGCAGTGCCTATCTTCTAATCCATGGTGTAAATCCAAGACTATGTTTTTGCTGATCTTCCTTGAGATCCTAGGAGTCTCTAGGATTGCACAGAGAACAGAATGATGTCTCATTAAACATCACCTTGTcacctgttctttttcctttcaggaaggaAAGTCCAAAACTCTTGGGACCTGCCATGTACATTATGTCACCTGTCAATGACACCAAACTCAAATCTGCAATGTTCCTTCTCACTGGCATAACTGGGCAGGAAGACCTCCATCTCTggatctctatccccttctgcttCATTTATGTTTTTTCAGTATTGGGAAATTCAAccattctgttcattataaaaacagatccaagtctccatgagcccatgtacattttcctttccatgttggccgTCACAGATCTTGGCTTATTGATATCCACCATACCGACAATACTGGGTATGTACTTGTTTAACTCTAGGGAGATCAGCCTCCATGCCTGTTTtgcccagctgttcttcatccactcATTTGCAATCATTGAATCCTCCATACTCTTGTTGATGGCGTTTGACCGCTTTGTCGCAATCTCTAACCCACTGAGATATACTTCCATCTTAACCCTGCCGAGAATATTCAAGATGGGACTGGTATGTGTGCTAAGAGGGGTGGCCGGATCATTCCCATTCCCCTTTCTCCTAAAACGGTTCCAATACTGGCAAGCCaatgtcctctcccattcctactgCCTGCACCAGGATGTCATGAAGCTGGCTTGTTCGGATATCACAGTCAACTACATCTATGGCTTGTTTCTTACAGCCTCCACGGTGGGGTTTGATTTACTGCCCATCTTcctctcttatgtgatgatcctcAAAACGGTGCTGAGTGTTGCATCCCACACGGAGTGCCTCAGGGCCCTGAACACCTgcgtctcccacctctgtgccgtCCTGCTCTTCTACACACCGGATATCGGCTTGGCTTTGATACACAGATTGGGAAAGGACTCTTCTCCCTTACTACAGATTGTCCTGGGGTACATCTACCTGCTCGTCCCGCCCCTGATGAACCCAATCGTGTACAGTGTGAAAAGTAAACACCTTCGTGGGAGGATAATCAGAGTGTTCGTCAAGTGAAAGGTCaatgctggctcctgtgctgctgacCTGGGAGATGAAAAACATGGGCCACCTATTCCTTGCTGGACCCTTACATCTGAGACGACATGAGCTACTGATCTCCAGTCTGTAAAGAGAGGTTCAGACAGTGTTTAAGGTCTGGAGCaatgggagaggggctggtgAGGAAGGACAGCTCACTGGGGGATGGAAACCAAGACAGTCAGCAGCATttacaaagggcttgtctacactaccaagttttgtcaaTGAAACTTATGTCGACACGAAAAAATCGACAAAAGCAAAGTCGCCAAAGCGAGTctacatttgctccctctgtcaacAGATTGTGTCCACATTCGAGGCACCATTGTCAACAgcgtgagcaatgcactgtgagtatgtatcccacaatgcctggtGACACCATTCTGATGTTGCACCCTATAATGCTTTCTGGAAATATGctcatgaatgtaaatatgacataaatgGAATATGTTTGATTCTACCTATGCCATGTAACATAGCCCTGTAAAGGttctgatctactgaatatattcatcctatttgtatgcatgtgttaTTATTGTGTTTGAAGTTATGAACagtggctgtgtacttgtttgattttaagtagccttcgtaaggcatttggtcagcttcttaagaaaggaatttgcaagttgaGTGCACAATCAAGAAACACTCAATTGACAATGGaaccttggaagactccaatccacataagaagtctacttgtgatgttcaaggtagcatgtgaagaatggctgccacctgtaaagTTTTGAGTCATGCAGGGACATGTGACATGCCCATGTGACTCCGAAACTGCAGCTTGtagctggattctgcataggagagagaaggggtttccacccacaagagaaaatctatttaagcctgtgggagacccctccattttatcGTCAGCTCCTCAAGAGATAGCctttccacccccaaaggatacctgaaagaaactggaacaaagaataataaccacaggggtgtgagtgattgctggacccagactagaaggagactagtctgtcaaagaaacttactggaacatctctgagggtgagatttcatttttaatcattttcttaCTGTACTAGGTTTCAACTTccgtgctttattttattttgcttggtaattcactttgttctgtctgttattacttggaaccacttaaatcctactttttgtacttCATAAAATCACTG carries:
- the LOC119565183 gene encoding olfactory receptor 51G2-like, with the protein product MSPVNDTKLKSAMFLLTGITGQEDLHLWISIPFCFIYVFSVLGNSTILFIIKTDPSLHEPMYIFLSMLAVTDLGLLISTIPTILGMYLFNSREISLHACFAQLFFIHSFAIIESSILLLMAFDRFVAISNPLRYTSILTLPRIFKMGLVCVLRGVAGSFPFPFLLKRFQYWQANVLSHSYCLHQDVMKLACSDITVNYIYGLFLTASTVGFDLLPIFLSYVMILKTVLSVASHTECLRALNTCVSHLCAVLLFYTPDIGLALIHRLGKDSSPLLQIVLGYIYLLVPPLMNPIVYSVKSKHLRGRIIRVFVK